Proteins encoded by one window of Pecten maximus chromosome 15, xPecMax1.1, whole genome shotgun sequence:
- the LOC117344263 gene encoding techylectin-5B-like: protein MDTLGGGWTVIQTRFDGSQDFNKTWEEYKRGFGSPYGEYWIGNENLFLLTSSESYTLRIEIENATGSSIYAEYSVFLVASESENYTLTLSGFSGNVYNSMTEHNLKPFSTADHDNDGISGNCAQNNQAGWWFDDCHRVNLNGPYMPSTSEDSKAMSWYEFDTKRFETLKSSKMMIRPTSF from the coding sequence ATGGACACATTGGGCGGTGGATGGACAGTCATACAGACTAGATTTGATGGAAGCCAGGACTTCAACAAAACTTGGGAGGAATACAAACGAGGATTCGGTTCTCCGTATGGTGAATACTGGATTGGGAATGAGAATTTGTTCCTGCTAACTTCCTCAGAATCATACACACTTCGTATAGAAATAGAAAATGCCACTGGTTCATCAATATATGCAGAGTATTCGGTTTTTCTAGTTGCATCTGAAAGTGAAAACTACACTCTGACATTGTCTGGATTTTCAGGGAATGTCTATAATTCCATGACTGAACATAACCTTAAACCATTCAGCACGGCAGATCACGATAATGACGGAATTTCTGGTAACTGTGCACAAAACAACCAAGCTGGATGGTGGTTCGACGACTGCCACAGAGTCAACTTGAATGGACCGTACATGCCGTCAACAAGCGAAGACAGCAAAGCCATGTCCTGGTACGAATTCGACACCAAACGTTTTGAAACTTTGAAATCGTCGAAGATGATGATACGTCCAACTTCATTTTGA